The following are from one region of the Poecilia reticulata strain Guanapo linkage group LG7, Guppy_female_1.0+MT, whole genome shotgun sequence genome:
- the LOC103467423 gene encoding transcription factor PU.1, whose product MLTELETRAYVPEVKLGGCRGSWSGVAPSSCAEVDLEVIEEYLQEHSLEVQPAHTPSTSMAANMGHQTHVHSHRDARIIENSWSGQHPYEWRYGCHTPNEEYKEPTPHPAWQSPQDQWEHITYYEPTSIYIDSDSQSSSSQYQDYQDSPSPPSDRGERKDRSLPLAPLSGKRKERLFQFLFEMLQTPSMRSCIWWVQSSSGTFQFSSQNKESLAQLWGRRKGNRKTMTYQKMARALRNYSRTGEIHKVKRKLTYRFDEKTLKGLQGDGKLE is encoded by the exons ATGCTGACGGAGTTAGAGACG AGGGCTTACGTGCCCGAAGTGAAGCTGGGTGGATGTCGGGGTTCCTGGAGTGGGGTGGCACCGTCGTCCTGCGCTGAGGTTGACCTCGAGGTCATCGAGGAGTACCTGCAGGAGCATTCGCTCGAGGTCCAACCCGCTCACACACCTTCAACGTCCATGGCTGCCAACATGGGTCACCAGACGCACGTTCACTCCCACCGGGACGCCAGGATCATAG AGAACAGCTGGTCGGGTCAGCATCCGTATGAGTGGCGCTACGGCTGCCACACTCCAAACGAGGAGTACAAGGAGCCAACCCCACATCCAGCCTGGCAGAGTCCGCAAGACCAGTGG GAACACATAACCTACTACGAGCCTACGAGTATATATATTGATTCAGACTCGCAGTCAAGCAGTTCCCAGTACCAGGATTACCAAGATTCACCATCACCACCCTCCGACAGAGGGGAGAGGAAGGACAGAAGCCTGCCTCTGGCACCGCTATCAG GAAAGAGGAAGGAGCGCCTGTTCCAGTTCCTGTTTGAGATGCTTCAGACTCCATCAATGAGGAGCTGCATCTGGTGGGTCCAGTCCTCCTCTGGAACCTTTCAGTTCTCCTCCCAGAACAAGGAGAGCCTGGCGCAGCTGTGGGGTCGCCGAAAGGGGAACCGCAAGACCATGACCTACCAGAAGATGGCACGGGCACTAAGGAACTACTCACGGACTGGAGAGATCCACAAGGTGAAGAGGAAGCTCACGTACCGCTTCGATGAGAAGACGCTGAAAGGCTTACAAGGAGACGGCAAATTAGAGTAG
- the LOC103467420 gene encoding LOW QUALITY PROTEIN: adenosine receptor A1 (The sequence of the model RefSeq protein was modified relative to this genomic sequence to represent the inferred CDS: substituted 1 base at 1 genomic stop codon) yields MADWAWATYTVLEVLIAVACCLGNVLVVCAVAVGIHDCLREPTFCFLVSLAAADFLVGAAAVPLAVLLDGWVNLTSHQCLFLSCVILVLTEASVLSLLAIAIDRYLRLHMPFRYKAIVTQRRTLLAMSVCXILSFLLGFTPLLGWHNLSAAGTNTSSALPSSSQCTFLSVITLPFMVYFNFLGCIMAPLLVMTFLYVVIFWSLHKRLKNSCPQAQAMLLREKKLACSLALVLTLFAFCWIPLHLMNCLLLFQGPEAVTRGTLYTGILLSHANSAVNPVVYACRIPKIQKAYGQIWKHLALKLNCFTRNESIQQAITSD; encoded by the exons ATGGCTGATTGGGCTTGGGCAACTTACACAGTGCTGGAAGTGCTCATTGCTGTGGCATGTTGCCTTGGGAACGTGTTGGTGGTGTGTGCAGTGGCTGTCGGTATCCATGATTGCCTCCGGGAGCCGACTTTCTGCTTCTTGGTATCCTTGGCTGCTGCAGATTTTTTGGTGGGTGCAGCTGCCGTGCCTCTGGCTGTGCTGCTGGATGGCTGGGTGAATTTGACCTCTCACCAGTGCTTGTTCCTCAGCTGCGTCATACTCGTGCTGACAGAGGCCTCCGTCCTCTCGCTGCTCGCTATTGCCATTGACCGATACCTGCGGCTGCACATGCCTTTCAG aTACAAAGCCATCGTCACTCAGAGGCGCACACTGTTGGCCATGTCCGTCTGTTAGATACTTTCTTTTCTGCTGGGATTCACCCCTCTGCTTGGATGGCACAACCTCTCTGCCGCTGGCACCAACACATCGTCTGCCTTGCCGAGCTCTTCCCAATGCACCTTCCTCTCAGTTATCACCCTGCCCTTTATGGTTTATTTCAACTTTCTCGGATGTATCATGGCCCCTCTGTTGGTCATGACATTTCTGTACGTCGTCATCTTCTGGAGCCTGCACAAACGTCTGAAGAACAGCTGCCCTCAAGCACAGGCCATGCTGCTCAGGGAGAAGAAGCTGGCCTGCTCGCTTGCTCTGGTTCTCACATTGTTTGCATTCTGCTGGATCCCTCTGCACCTCATGAACTGTCTTCTGCTCTTCCAGGGACCAGAAGCAGTGACCCGGGGAACACTTTATACAG GTATCCTCCTGTCTCACGCCAACTCAGCAGTCAACCCAGTGGTCTACGCTTGTCGCATCCCCAAGATCCAGAAGGCCTACGGTCAAATATGGAAGCATCTCGCATTGAAGCTCAATTGTTTTACCAGAAATGAGTCAATTCAGCAAGCCATTACAAGCGACTAG